One Streptosporangium sp. NBC_01495 DNA window includes the following coding sequences:
- a CDS encoding ABC transporter permease, producing MRRSRLLYVPFWAAYVFLYTPIVVLVVMSFNAGESPYVYEGFSLDWYGVLAQNAKIREGLVNTLIVAVGSTALATVLGTLLAVGLARHTRSRTLDALGVLPAVLPDLVLAIGLLVFYATIKSTLGLHSVLLAHTVFGMAFVTAVVRTRLTGADTSLEEASRDLGATPFTTFLRVTLPQLAPGILAGALLAFTLSIDEFVIAYFTAAPTTPTLPIVIYSMVRFGVTPEINALATLLLLVSFTAVIVTQRMTRLTESLS from the coding sequence GTGCGTAGATCACGCCTGCTGTACGTCCCCTTCTGGGCGGCCTACGTCTTCCTCTACACGCCGATCGTCGTGCTCGTCGTGATGTCGTTCAACGCCGGCGAGTCCCCCTACGTCTACGAGGGCTTCAGCCTGGACTGGTACGGCGTTCTCGCCCAGAACGCCAAGATCCGCGAGGGGCTGGTCAACACCCTCATCGTGGCCGTCGGCTCCACCGCGCTGGCCACGGTGCTCGGCACCCTGCTGGCGGTGGGCCTGGCCCGGCACACCAGGTCGCGGACGCTGGACGCGCTGGGCGTGCTGCCCGCGGTCCTGCCCGACCTGGTGCTGGCCATCGGGCTGCTGGTGTTCTACGCCACGATCAAGTCGACCCTCGGACTGCACTCGGTGCTGCTGGCCCACACGGTGTTCGGCATGGCGTTCGTGACCGCGGTGGTCCGCACCCGCCTCACCGGCGCCGACACCTCCCTGGAGGAGGCGTCCAGGGACCTGGGGGCGACGCCGTTCACCACGTTCCTGCGGGTCACGCTGCCGCAGCTGGCGCCGGGCATCCTGGCGGGCGCGCTGCTGGCGTTCACGCTCTCGATCGACGAGTTCGTCATCGCGTACTTCACGGCGGCGCCCACCACGCCGACCCTGCCCATCGTCATCTACTCAATGGTCCGCTTCGGGGTCACCCCCGAGATCAACGCGCTGGCCACGCTGCTGCTGCTGGTGAGCTTCACCGCGGTCATCGTGACCCAGCGGATGACCCGACTGACGGAGTCGCTGTCCTAA
- a CDS encoding ABC transporter permease produces the protein MRSRARRSRALGRLVFLGPGLTYLLVLLLVPLALLIAFTVFRRGRFGGVVYEVTGENFARLLDPLYLEIVLGSLKLATIATLIALLIGYPTAYLIAQLPRKWKTIALVAIVLPFWTNFLVRIYAWIILLSGPGLVNSTLLDLGLIDKPLELLYNQGTIVTGLVYSYLPLMVLPLYAAIEKLDPQLREASANLGASPARTFASVTLPLTLPAVFTGCLFVFVPSFGNFIIPELLGGGRSIMVGNLIRDQFLKARDWPFGSTLMLALLAVLIILLLLQAWSARRA, from the coding sequence GTGAGATCGCGGGCGCGCCGGTCGCGTGCCCTGGGAAGGCTCGTCTTCCTGGGGCCCGGCCTGACCTATCTGCTCGTCCTCCTGCTGGTACCGCTCGCCCTGCTCATCGCTTTCACGGTGTTCCGCAGGGGCCGGTTCGGCGGGGTGGTCTACGAGGTCACGGGCGAGAACTTCGCCCGGCTGCTCGACCCGCTCTATCTGGAGATCGTGCTCGGCTCGCTGAAGCTGGCCACGATCGCCACGCTGATCGCCCTGCTGATCGGCTACCCGACGGCCTACCTGATCGCCCAGCTCCCGCGTAAGTGGAAGACGATCGCCCTGGTGGCGATCGTGCTGCCGTTCTGGACCAACTTCCTGGTCCGCATCTACGCCTGGATCATCCTGCTGAGCGGCCCCGGCCTGGTCAACAGCACCCTGCTGGACCTGGGGCTGATCGACAAGCCGCTGGAGCTGCTCTACAACCAGGGCACCATCGTCACCGGCCTGGTCTACTCGTACCTGCCGCTGATGGTCCTGCCGCTGTACGCGGCGATCGAGAAGCTCGACCCGCAGCTGCGCGAGGCCTCGGCCAACCTCGGCGCCTCACCGGCCCGCACGTTCGCGTCGGTGACGCTGCCGCTCACCCTGCCGGCCGTGTTCACCGGCTGCCTGTTCGTCTTCGTGCCGAGCTTCGGCAACTTCATCATCCCCGAACTGCTCGGCGGCGGCCGTTCCATCATGGTCGGCAACCTGATCAGGGACCAGTTCCTCAAGGCGCGCGACTGGCCGTTCGGATCCACCCTCATGCTGGCGCTGCTCGCCGTGCTGATCATCCTGCTGCTCCTGCAGGCCTGGAGTGCCCGACGTGCGTAG
- a CDS encoding polyamine ABC transporter substrate-binding protein, whose product MSRTRYTRRLPAAALAAGLALAVSACGGEAADTAAAPAASASSAQLNPNADLSKQSVTISVWAGYTPTDLPQRIKDNLKTTLKVTEHATNEDIMAKLTAGADTGLDVAFVSGQYAQALNEAGLLEPIHPELIPNLANLYPEAKELSYDKGNVFSVPYTWGTTGICYRTDLVNTPPTSWNDILNPPAEALKKVTMMTTERWLALPAIKALGYSVNTRSDEELAKVKAKLEEAKPKLLKYEDVTFGDMLKSGEIVMAEAWDGWCPTTEKNIKFVIPKEGSDLWVDTMVVLKSSKNKEAGHAFINYILDPKVHGWAAENILYKVPNKAAMDAMDPKLKADNAPLQMTPSDLLKGESIIDLGEDSVKFGRLSTEVTAK is encoded by the coding sequence GTGTCCCGCACTCGGTACACCCGTCGTCTTCCGGCCGCCGCCCTGGCCGCCGGTCTCGCGCTCGCAGTCTCGGCATGTGGAGGGGAGGCCGCGGACACCGCTGCCGCGCCCGCCGCCAGTGCCTCGTCGGCGCAGCTCAACCCCAACGCCGATCTCTCCAAGCAGAGCGTCACCATCTCCGTCTGGGCGGGCTACACGCCCACCGACCTGCCCCAGCGGATCAAGGACAACCTCAAGACCACCCTCAAGGTGACGGAGCACGCCACCAACGAGGACATCATGGCGAAGCTCACCGCCGGCGCCGACACCGGTCTCGACGTGGCCTTCGTCTCCGGCCAGTACGCCCAGGCGCTCAACGAGGCCGGGCTGCTGGAGCCGATCCACCCCGAGCTGATCCCGAACCTCGCGAACCTCTATCCCGAGGCCAAGGAGCTGTCCTACGACAAGGGCAACGTCTTCTCGGTCCCCTACACCTGGGGCACCACGGGCATCTGCTACCGCACCGACCTGGTGAATACCCCGCCGACGAGTTGGAACGATATTCTCAACCCGCCGGCCGAGGCGCTCAAGAAGGTCACCATGATGACCACCGAGCGCTGGCTCGCCCTTCCCGCCATCAAGGCGCTCGGCTACTCGGTCAACACCAGGAGCGACGAGGAGCTCGCCAAGGTCAAGGCGAAGCTTGAGGAGGCGAAGCCGAAGCTGCTCAAGTACGAGGACGTCACCTTCGGCGACATGCTCAAGAGCGGCGAGATCGTGATGGCCGAGGCGTGGGACGGCTGGTGCCCGACCACCGAGAAGAACATCAAGTTCGTGATCCCGAAGGAGGGCAGCGACCTGTGGGTGGACACCATGGTCGTGCTGAAGTCCTCCAAGAACAAGGAGGCGGGGCACGCCTTCATCAACTACATCCTGGACCCGAAGGTCCACGGCTGGGCCGCGGAGAACATCCTCTACAAGGTCCCGAACAAGGCCGCGATGGACGCGATGGACCCCAAGCTCAAGGCTGACAACGCCCCGCTGCAGATGACCCCCTCCGACCTGCTCAAGGGCGAGTCGATCATCGACCTGGGTGAGGACTCGGTCAAGTTCGGCCGGCTCTCGACCGAGGTCACGGCGAAGTAG